The window CTACCACAGTGCAGGAAACTGCAACAGCAATCCATGCACCGCGCGTCCCATTCAACAGTAAGGAGACAATCCCCAGAACTGTTAAAACTCCTAAAAAGAGCCGATATTTTTGCGTCACTTTTCCCGCCATACATAACAAAATCAATGCAGGAACAATCATCGACAAAAATCCGGCAGTCGTCATAGGTTCAGCAAAGCCATCAGCACGATAATTTTGCTGAACGATCCCTTCGTATAAGATCGCAACGCCATTAATAGCAAAAGAAGCTGCAACACACAAAGCAATGCGCAAAAGTCTCTCTTTCTCTCGGATCATTAAAAGCACAGCATAAAGCGGCAGCATGTGATACCCATAATAATCAACGACTTTGCCTACCTTCAAAGGATCGACCGAACACAGCGCCGAAAGTGCCGTAGCACATATTAAAAGCAGCAAAGCAATCGTCAGTCTCCTATCTGGCAACGCTAGACGCCAATCGTCTCGCTTGTTGATTATGCGCAAAAAAAATACTAAAACAAGTGGAACAAGAAAAATATTTCCTCCAGCAATCGTCAAATTACTAAACAAAGCGAAACCACAGAGCAAATAATATCCCCATTTGTCCAATTTGTCTACGCTGGGAAGACCTATGCAACTTTTCATTTTCCATCCCCCTGTATACACTATCGGGAATTAAAATTAATCCTTAGCAGTTTGAACCTCATTCTTTTATAATAGCTATAATTCGATGAACGAACTCTCTCGGACTATAAACGTCAGCTGCTTTCTGCAGTTCTGCTATATAGTGAAGGGATTCATCATCATACCCATTAACAAAAAGTTCCAATGTTTTACGTAACAACATAAGACTACCACTCGGGAAGAGCTTGCCGATGTCATACGCTGCAAAAACCTCGGGATTCATATCATCGCTCGTCACGACCGGCTTTTGAAAACCGATTGCCGTAAAGAGCATGCCGCCCCAGTGATAGCGATAGCGCGGCGCGGAATACGGCAGAAGGAGTGCATCCACCGAAGCGATGGCACGCTGCCACTCAGCGCCGATCAGTCCTCGATGCAAGAATCTAATACCGCCCTTGCCGCGATACTTCGCAATGATGCGCTCGAAATCTGCCGCGTCTTCGGGATGCATTGTCGCCCCCTGTACGAAAAGCTCGACCGGGCGCGTATAATGACCGCCGAGATACGCCTCCAAAAAGTCCTCCAACCGCTTTTCCCGCCGATACTGACCGAAGAATCCCAATACAAGCGGCTTCTTTCCTCCCGCTTCAGGCACATGAGAAGCAATCTGCAAAAATTCATCTGCTGGCGGCGGCATCCCCGGCTGCCATGCTATATCGCGCGGCACGAATGTCGGCGGATAGATCAGCCGCACATTCGCCCGCTTCTCGCCAAAAATGCTGTCGCCAAAAGAAAGTACCGTGGGTCGGATATTCAAGCAATCTGCGAGCGAATCCGCTTCCCGCAAGAACTTCGGCGCTTCCTTGGGATTGATGCCATGCAAAATGAAGAGCACAGGCACGGGCGACTTTCTGAGGACACTCCGTTTCAAAGCTCTGAGATAGCGATACGTCGAAGTCGGCACGATGAGCGCATCGACTTCTTCGCGCTTCGCCGCCTCGTAGAGCTGCCGATACCAGCGCAGGCGATGCAGCTCGCGCCGCACCGTGCGAACAAGCTTCCTGAATCCCGTCACTCCCGTATAAGAAACAACGCCGCCGCGAAGTTCCCGCACAGGCACATGATAGTCCATGGCAAAGCGAAAGCCCTCAGGCACATAGAAGCATACCTCATGCCCCAAGGCTTGAAGCTCTTCGACAAGAATGCGGTCAAAGTCCACCTCATGTCCACCCGGCGTCATGATGTTTTCAAAAATCCCGATGCGCATTATCTCCCCCCTTCCCATTCACACACTCATCCAACAATTCTTCCCACTCTGCCCAGATCACGGACGCCTTATACTTTCGCATGGATGCTCTTGCTGCTTTTCCCAATCTCACTCGCAACTCTTGATTTTCCATCAGTGTTTTCATGCTTTGCGCCAATCCGTTTGCACCATCTTCGGCAAGAAGACCATTGATGCCGTCTTGAATCAATTCATTCACAGAAACACCATTTTTATAACCAATCGCCGGAAGCCCCATGCTCATCGCTTCGGTCAAAGCTAAGCTAAAGCCTTCAAACGCACTGGGAAAAACAAATATATCCCCCGTCTGCAAAACCGAAGCAACATCATCTGTCGTTCCCTTAAAAAAGATCCGCTCGGACAATCTCTTGCGTCTTATCAATGCTTTCATCATCCACTGATACGACTTGTTCGAACCATCGCCCCAAATTTCCACGATCCAATGCGGAAAGGTATCTGCCAGCTTAGAAAATGCCTCGATCAGCAAATGCGGCCTTTTTATCTTTTTCACCAATCGTCCGATAAAGAGAATCTTATATTGCTCCTTCGCACGTGCCAACTCTGCTGCTTCTTCATACTGAGGCACAACATTGCCAACAACCGCGATCTTCATTTTAGGAAATCGTTTTTTTATCGGTTCCGCAAAAATCGGCAGCAAGACTTGACATGCTGCACTCTTCCCCAATGCTGGTATTTCTGCCTGTGGATAGATATGAAAAATATCCTCCGTAGTACCATGATTCATCGTGATTACAGGGATCTTTGTCTCTAAATCACAAAGGAACAACTTGCTGGCAGCTGGCTGAAACGAAATGATAATATCGGGGCTAAACTTATGCAAGATACTATTTGCTGATTTCAATAAATATTCCTCAACAAATTCATTATTCACCGCACGGGCTCTTTGAGTGCTGAAAGCTCGGATAATTTCCCGTTTAACTTTCAAACACTTTGGAAAAAGGATGTCCGTATCTTCGTAGTGCTGTAAATTATACAACTCAACACCATCATCCACAGGAAAAAACGGCTTGCCAATCTTATCATCGCAAAATACCATACCCACATCATGACCGCGCCGCTTCATCTCGTTCGCAAAGCTGCAATGCACCTTTGCCAAGCCTCCGGTATCATCCACCATATCCGATAGGTTTGCCAATAAGAGCTTCATGAGATTATCCGCCTCATTTCTTTTTTCAGCATCACAAACATTCTTCCAACCAACTGCTCCAGATGATTCTCTAAAGCTCCAACGGACATTCGTTCAAGCAACATATCACGCCAGCTTTTTTTACACAAGCACTTTGATTTTGACTCCTACCTTGACCATAAGTAGATTTTTCTTTGATTGCGTTCGGCGTATTCTCCAACTGCAAAAAGCGTCTTTGATAACCTCGCCTTTAAGTTCTATGAGATGCACATCCGGTTCCTCGATGATGCCAAAAGCGGATTCTTGGCTCAACATCAATATCTAGAGTTGGTTGAGCTTGAGCAGAAACAAAAGTTCTTTTTACTCCAACATCCCCAGCACACCTTCCACCACCCCCAACAAACTTCCGCCCTCATACCGCACGCCCCGCACACCTGCTCTTTTCGCACATTCCATATCGCTTTCACTGTCGCCGATGAGGACGGCACGCGTTCGGTCTATGTCATACTCTGCACAGGCGGCGTCGATCATGCCTGTGGCGGGCTTTCGGCAGCTGCAGTTTTTTGTGTACTCGGGAATCTTGCCGTCAATATGGTGCGGGCAATAGAAGAGGGCGTCCAAGTGTGCGCCCTCTTTTTTCAGTTCTTCATTCATCCAGTCATGTAGGCGGCGGACGTCCTCTTCCGGGTAGTAGCCGCGCGCCACGCCCGATTGATTCGTGACGACGATGGTGAGGATGCCGCACTCGTTGAGGCGGCGGATGGCGTTGGGCGCATCGGGCGTCCAGATGAAATCCTCAGGACGATGCAGGTAATGAATATCGACGTTCAGCGTGCCGTCACGGTCAAAGAATACAGCGGGGACGCCCTTATTCTTCATAGCGGAAGTAGCCTCCGTCCTCAAGGAAGTCGACGTATTCCTTGACGGCGGCGCGGAAGTCGTGGAAGCCTCCGTCGTAGCCAGCCTTCAGGAGCTGCTTCGGGTCGGCTTCAGTGAAGCTCTGATACTTGCCTTTGAGCACTTCGGGAAAATCGCGGTAGCCAATATATCCCTTGCCCAAGGCAGCGATGACGGCATCGGCGGCTTCGTTGTAGGTATGTGCCTTGCCCGTGCCGCAGTTGTAGATGCCGGACGGCCCTTTCTTTTCCCAGAACCAGAGGTTGACTTTGACGACATCTTTGACATAGATGAAGTCGCGGCGCTGCTCGCCGTCGTCGAAGCCGTCCGTGCCGCGGAAAAGACGCGCTTCGCCCGTTTCCTTAAGCTGGCGGTAGAGTTGGTAGAAGATTGACGCCATCTTGCCCTTGTGCTGTTCCTGCGGGCCGAATACGTTGAAATAGCGCAGACCGACGATCGGACTGCGGCTCTCGCGCATGACCTGACGCACATAGCGGTCGAAGGCGAGCTTGCTGTAAGCATAAGGATTCAGCGCATCCTCCGCCGCGTCGTTCTCGGTGAAGCCGTGGCGGCCTGCGCCATACGTTGAGGCGGACGAGGCGTAGAGGAACGGCACGCGGTGCAGCAGGCAAAAGTGCAGCAGCGTCTTCGAGTATTCGTAGTTGACCTTCATCATATAGTTGACATCGTATTCCATCGTATCGGAGCAAGCGCCCTCGTGAAAGACGGCGTCGATGTCGCTGCCGCCGAACTCGTCATCTTCGATGCTCTCCAAAAAGTCATCCTTGTGTCGGTAATCAATGAAATGAAGTCCGCGCAAGTTCTTGTAGTTCTCCCCATCCTTGAGGTCATCGACGATGAGGATGTCATTTCTGCCCTTGCGATTGAGTTCCTTGACGATATTGCTGCCGATGAACCCGGCGCCGCCTGTGACGATGATCATGAAGATCCCCTCTCTCTTTTCATGTAAGGCGCGTGCGAAATGCGCCCTTCAAACTCATGCTTCTTCGCGCGGCAGTTTCCGCAATTCTTCCTTCAACTCCTCGCGGCTCACGGCGTAGGTGCCGAGCTTTCTTACGACGACACTTGCGGCGAGGTTTGCAAGGAAGGCAGCGTCCCTGCCCTTGAGTCCGCCCGCAAGGCCTGCGGCGAGGACGGCGATGACCGTATCGCCCGCGCCCGATACATCGAAGACTTCCTGCGCTCGCGTCGGAATATGCACCTCTTCACCCTCGCGCACGAGCGTCACGCCGCTTTCCGAACGCGTCACGAGCACATTCTTGATGCGGTACTTGCGCATGATGTAATGGGCGGCCTTGAGCACCTCGGAATTCGTATTCTTGATGGGGTCGATGAGGATCTCGTTAATTTCCTTGACGTTCGGCGTGATGTAGTCTGCGCCGCGATACTTCGTCCAGTTCGCGCCCTTGGGGTCGATGATGACGGGAACGCCGTGCGCGTGCGCCGCTTCGATGATCGCCGTCGTCGTGACCTCGCTGCACGTTCCCTTCGCATAGTCGGAAACGACGATGGCGTCGATGCTCTCAGCGAGCTTGCAGCGCACGAAGGCGAGGAATTTGTCGATGTAGATCTTTTCAAGCGGCTCAGTGCTCTCAAAGTCGAGCCGCATCATCTGCTGATGTCCGCCGATGATGCGCATCTTCGTCGTCGTCGGGCGGTTCGTCGGCACGAGTCCCGCATGGTCGATGCCGTTTTCCACGAGCTTTTCTTTCAAGGAACGGCAATGGTAGTCCTCGCCGACAAAGCCCGCGAGAAGCGTGTCGCAGCCGAGGAGCGCGAGGTTGTGCGCAACGTTCGCCGCGCCGCCGAGCGTCTCCTTCTGGCGCGTGATGTGATTGATCGGCACGGGCGCTTCGGGCGAGATGCGCGTGACTTCGCCGTAGTAGTATTTGTCGAGCATGACGTCGCCTGTGACGAGAATCCTGCAGCGAGAAAGGCGCTCCTCGACGAGGGTGAGCATTTTTTCGATGTCCATAGAAAGCTCCCTTCCAACGAGATGATTTCTCTTATAATTCTACAACCTTGCAGCAATATTGTCCATCGTGCGCGGGGATATTGCCGACTTTATTTTCATACTCATGCAGAAGTTCCTCCGCATAGCGCAGCACTTCCTTGACGGGGATGTTCTTCATGCACGCCATATGTTCTGCCCCCGCTCTCGGACATTCGTGCTTGCCGCACGGATGGCAGGCTTCGGGCGTCTTGAGCAGGATGTCCTTGGCATCGTAGGGGTAAAACCCCGGCACGGGGCTTGCGCCGAACATCGTGACGATGGGCACGTTCATCGCGACGCCGACATGCATGGGGCCGGAATCCGTCGTGACGAAGAGCGCACACCGCTTGAGGAGCGCTGCAAGTTCTGCGAGCGTGACGCGCCCCGTGAAGGTCTGCAGCATCACATGATCGCCGTGGCGCATCTTGGCACGGCAGGCGCAAACGAGTTCTTCGTCCATCGGGCCGCCGAAGAAGGCGATGCCGTAACCTTTCTCCAGAAAATAGTCGGCGGTTTGTGCAAAATAGTCGTCAATCCAACGCTTCGTCTTCCAACTCGCGCCGATGTTCAAGGCGATGACCTTCGCTCCCGCAGGAAAGGCGTCCTGCCAGAGCTTTGCCGCGCTTTCTTCTGCGCCTTCGGGAAGCCACATCTCCAAGCCGCCATCGTCGATGCGCTCGATGCCGACGGCTTCTTGCAGCACGTCGAAGTGGGAATGGATCTGGTGCTTGATCGCCTTCTTGTTTTCCATGACCTTGTCGAAAAAGGCGGAAAAGAGGGGCTTTGCATAGCCGACGATGCGCCCTGCACCCGAGAAGGCGGCAAGCGCCGAAGCGCGTTCGTTGCGGTGCAGGTTGATGACGAGATCGAAATGCTCGCGGCGAACGCGGCGGATAAAGCGCAAAAAAGCGAGCGGATGATTATCCGCTCCCTTCTTGTCAAGCAAAAGACAGCCGTCGATATGCTTGTTGCAGACGACGAGATCGGCGAGCTTCTTGTCTGCGAGAAGCGTGATGCGCGCCTTCGGGAAGTTCGTGCGAAGCGTCCGGAGGACGGGCGTCACAAGCATGAGATCGCCGATGTGCATGAGGTTGATGACGAGGATGTTGTCGTAGTTTTTCTGCTGCATAAATGATTCCTTATGATGACTGGCGGCAGGCAAGAGATTTTTCTTTGCCTGTCATATTACCGTTTTCACCGTGCCAGAACCGCCCGAACCTTCGCCTTTACCTCCTCGACGGAGAGGATCGCGAGGCAGTCGAGTCCCTTGGGACATCTCCTCTTCCAGCACGCCTTGCAGGAGCGTGGAATCTCCATGGCGTTTTCCTGCTGTCCGTAAGGGCCGTTGCGGTTGGCGTCGGTCGGGCCCATGAGCATGACCGTCTTCGTGCCGAGTCCTGCGGCGAGGTGGACGGGGCCGGTGTCGCCGCCGAGGACGAGGTCGGCGCGCTTGAAGATGTGCGCAAGTTCCTTGAGGCTCGTTCGTCCGACGAGGTTGACGGGCGGCACCTCGGTGAGCGCCTCAATGTCGCACACGAGGCTTTCGTCGAGGCGACCGCCGCCGACGAGCACAGGGATGAGCTTCTCGCCGTAGAGCCAATCGGCGAGAACGGCGAAGTACTTGACGGGCCAGCGCTTGTTCGGCCAGTTCGCGCCGATGGCGAGAACGGCGAAGCGATGGTCTTCGCGCACGCCCTCGGCGGCAAGCAGAGCGTCCGCCGAAGCGGCTTCCGCAGGGGAGACGGCAACGGGAAAACGCACCTCATCAACGCGGCAGCCAAGGGCGCGCGCGACGTCGAGGTAGCGCTCGACGATGTGCCCCGAGGCGTGTGCCCCCTTGATAGGGTGGCTCACATAGGCAGAGCCTTCGCGCATGTTCGCCGTGCCGAGGCGCAGTTTCGCGCCTGACTGCGCGACGATCGCCGCCGACTTGAAGAGTCCCTGCAGGTCGAGCGCCGCATCGTACTTTCTCGCACGAAGCTCATGGCGGAAGGGGCGGAATTCTTCGAGGAAGCCGCGCACGGTGCGGAAACGCTTCTTTTCAAAGAGGATGATGTTGTCAATGAAGGGATTGCCCGCCAAGATGTCATACGCTGTCGGCTCGACGACCCACGTCAAATGCGCATCGGGAAACGTCTCCTTGATGGCATAGGAGACGGGAAGCGCATGGATGACGTCGCCGATGGCGCTGAGCTTGACGACGAGGATGTTTTTCATGCAGCTTCCCGCCTTTCTCCTGCAAGCCTGTTTCTATCTCTGATGAATCTTCTCAATGATCTTTGTCGTCGAACGCCCGGGCACGAGGTCGATGAAATGCACCTCACCGCCGTATTTTTCGACAATCTTCGCCTCAGGCAAAGTCTCGCGCGTGTAGTCGCCGCCCTTGGCGTAAACGGCAGGGCGCACCTTCTCTATGAGCGTTTCCGCCGTCGGCTCATCGAAGAGCACGACGTAGTCGACGGCGGCGAGCGCACCCACGACCACTGCACGGTCAAGCTCCGTGTTGACAGGGCGTGTCTCCCCTTTCAAGCGGCGCACGGAAGCGTCGGTATTGAGTCCGAGCACGAGGCAGTCTCCCAAGGCACGCGCCGCTTCCAAATAACGCACATGACCTGCATGCAGGATGTCGAAGCAACCGTTCGTGAAGACGACGCGCTGCCCCGCTTCGCGCAGCGTTGCGCAGAAGTCCTCGATCCTTTCCTTCGGTATCAGCATGTGAATCCCCCCAAGATCTTAGACGGAAAGCTCCCGTACCTTCCTCGTAAGTTCCGCTGCACTGACCGTCGCCGTGCCGAACTTCCGCACGGCGATACCTGAGGCGATGTTCGACAGCTGTGCCGCCGCGAGCGGCGAGGCGCCGCCCGCAAGCGCGAGGATGAACGCCGCGACGCACGTATCGCCCGCGCCCGAGACGTCGTAGACCTCGCTCTTGTCCGACACGGGAATCTCATGCCTTGCGCCGTCCGCAAGAAAGAGCATCATGCCCTTTTCGCCGCGCGTGATGAGCGCCCCCTTCGCGCCGAGTTCAGCGATAAGCTCGCGTGCCGCCTCTTCGAGCGCATCTTTCGTATCGAAGTGACGCTCGAAGGCGGCGGCAAGCTCTGCGTCGTTCTGTTTCACATAGTCGACGCCCGAGAAGGATCGCACGCTGTAGCGCGAATCAACGATCGTCGGGATGCCGCGCTCACGGCAGGCGGCAAGAAGGCGCTCGCGAATCCCCTGCGTAATCGTACCCGAGCCGTAGTCGCTCAAGACGACGGCATCGACGTGCGCCAACGCCTGCAAGAGCCGCTCTTCCAACTCCTCTGCCAGCGCAGAGGAAAGCGGCTCACGGCTCTCCTTGTCGATGCGCACGATCTGCTGGCTGACCGTTGCCCTGCCGCCCGCGATGACGCGCGTCTTAGAAATCGTCGGTCGTTCAGAAGTAGCCAGAAGTCCCGCCGTATCGACACCAGCATGAGAGAGCACCGAGGCGATCCCCGCACCGCCCGCATCTTCGCCCAAGATGCCGAAAGCGCATACCGCGCCGCCCAAGGTCGCGGCGTTGTGCGCGACGTTCGCCGCGCCGCCCGCGACGACACGCTCGCCCATCTCCTCCAAGACGAGCACAGGCGCCTCCCTCGAAATGCGCGAAATGCGCCCGTCGAGGTAGATGTCAGCCACCATATCGCCGAGGACGAGCACGCGCGCGCCCTTCATGCAGCCCACTGCCGATGCTGGATCATTTATCGATGCTGCCATTTCCACACTCCTTCGCTCACCACGGCGTGAAGTTCAGACGGACGCTCCAACTGTTGCGCTTCGCACGGTAGCGCGTAATGAGCTGCACGCAGTGCATGTCGTGATACCAGTAGTAGTCGACATCGCCCACGGTATGGCGATCGATGTCATACGCCGTGCCGCAGACGAAGCGATCGCGCTCCGTCAGCTGATAGCTGAGTCCCGCGTAGAGGGCTCGGCTGTAGTCCGAAACATTGTAATCAAAGAGCGAGTTCCCTGTATAAAGCTGTGCGTAGCTGTACCTGCCGTAAGTCGTCAGACGATCATTGAACTTCTTCACGAGTGTCGCCGACCAACTGAGGCCCGAGACTTTCGAATGATTGTACGATTCCTTCGTCACGGAATAGTCCGCCGCCAGGGAAAGCGACGCGCCGCCACCCAACGGAATCGGATCGTGGTAGACATTGATCTTTCCATAGGTGTGTGTACTCTTGATCCCGTCGTTGTACCAGCGTCCGTAGTCTGCTTCGATTCCCCAGCCGATTGGCGCATCCTTGAAATGGTAACCAAACTCGTAATGCAGGCTTGGCTCACTGCGAATCCACCTGTCATCGTTGTCCTGCCAATAGCCATACTGCAGGCTCAGCGTCCCATAGCGCCCTCCATAGCGAAGTTCCGCCCTGCCATGCACGCCTTCCTTCGTCGATACCAAGAGCGTCGGGATAAAGTCTAGACGATTCGCTACAGGAAACGCGAAATCCTGCTCGATAATGAGCCCGTCCGACTTCGTGTAGCGCACCGAAGGGAAAGGCGGCATATCCTTATGATCTGGTCGGATGTCCGCCGTATACTTGTCGCGATGACCGACGCGCGTCTTCTTGAGCCAAAAATCGCTGTTGTAGAAGATGATCTTGTCGTTCGGATAAATCTCAATGCGCTCGGCACTCACGCTGTAGTCTGGCGTCTTCGCATGGCATTTCGTCGCGCGTCCCTCGTGGATGATGACCTTGTCGGGATAGACCTCGATGCGCTTGCCTGAGACGTACTGATGGTTAACCTTTCCCGAAGCATCCTCGATCTTGCCGATGCCCGTGCCGTAGTTGTAGGAGAGCTTCCAGCCACGAACATCCACTTGCGCCATGTCCGGCGTCACCTGCAGGATGTGCGCCTCGTTCTCGACGACCACGTCCTGCGTGAGAGCGTTTCCCTTGATCTCATCGGAAAGCACGCGGCGATTGTCGATCTCCGTGACCTTCACACTGCCGCGCGCGAAAAACTCGCCCGTCACCTGGTCATAAAACAGTTCGTCGCCCTCGAAAGCCGTGGGCAGAGGCTTCAGGTGGTCTTCCATGGGCTGGCGCAGATGCGCCTGCATCGCTGCCGTATCTCGGACGAGCTGTTCCTGCGCTTCCGACAGGCGATTCTCCCTTGCCGCACGCCGCTCGTTTTCGATGTAGTCGAGGACATCCGCCGCCGTATCTGTCGACGAATGGTACTCCGCAAACGCCGCCGAAGGCAGACAGGATGCCGCAAAGGCTACGGTCAAAAGGACAATTCTTCGAGGGAAAACGCACCGAACCATCATCTTCATGAAATTTCCTCTCACTTTTCCGTCGTCGGTATCGCATAGAGGACGGTCTCATCCTGCGTCTGGATGAAGAGCTCCGTCCCTTCCGGCAATTCGATATTCTTCCCCTTGACGAACGCGCCACCGATGATGCCAATCGGCCCTAAGAGCAACATACCCGCAACACTCGCGCCGGCAGCCATGGCGTAGCTCTTCATCTCCTGCTTCGATTCCTCGCCGACGAACGTCTTTACCTCAGTGCCGTCCATCGCCTTCGTCGTATGGAAGTCTACATCGATCTCCGCATCGCGGCCGAAGTTGCGCGCCTGCGTGACCTTTTTCACTGTGCCCACGCCTGGCTGCCCCTTGGCGAATACGAGCATACCACCCTGCACGACATCCTCCGCGACCTTGTAGCGGATGGTATCTCCCGCCTTGAGGTTCTTCGCGTTGACCTCCTGCGTCAAGGCGATCTTGAGCACCGTGTTCTTCGGCACGGTCACCTGCTCAAGCGGCACGCTGTAGCCGCCAAAAGCCGCCGTTCCGAGATCTTGGATGCGCTTCTTGTAAGTGCCTGCGCTCGTCTTTCCTGCGACCGCCATCTCCATCTCCGTCACGCGCTTATCCACCGCCTTGGGGCTGACTTCGTGCATGAGTCCCCATTCGACGGCATTGAGCTGCGTCAAGAGGCCGGGTCCTGTCGTGTTGTCGTAGATGTCATCGTAGACGATATTGACACGGTCGAGCATGGAGCCTTTGTTGTGTTTTCCAAGATAGTCCTTCTCCAAATGATTGATGCGGTCGAGGAACGCGCCCGTCTGCTCTGCGCCCCACGTTTCCGTCTCAACGGCGGCGAGTTTTCCCTGCACCGTCTCCTCTGCGGCGCTCGCCATACCGACCTGCGTCACAAAAAGCGCGGCGCAAAGAGCCGTGCTCATGATTTTTTTCAAGAACATGGAAGTTCCTCCTTTATGACAGCCATGAATTTCCATACGAAATAGAATTTCTCTTATGCCTTATTCTGCAAACAGCGGGGAAATCCTCCCTTAAAAGTCCACTAAACTCGCATAAGCGCGTATTCCTCTGTCGAAAGACGATCGACACATCCCCTTGCATTTTCCCATCCGCTATGCTATCGTAGGGGAGCGAAGATGATATCCTCAAGGAATCGTACTTCGCTGTATTTACCGTGCAGGTGCGAGCGACGCCCGCCCTGTTTTATGTCCTGCCACAAATGAATACCGCAGCGGTAAACATCTGCTTAGATCCCTCGGGACTGAGACAGCAAGGTTTCGCACAAGATTACAGCGCACACGGTACATAGCCGTGATGGTTCTGCATGCATTTCGGCCTTTCTGTCTTTTGGCAGGAAGGCTTTTTTGATGGGAGGAATCCATTTGCAAAACATCGGCCGCTTCATCGTCAAGAACATGGTCTGGCTCGTCGTTCTCGTCGGCGCGGCGGGTGCGGTCTTTCCTGCGTCGCTCTCTTGGATTGCGCCGCAGGTGCCGCTTCTCCTGGGGATCGTCATGTTCGGCATGGGCATGACGATCGAGTTCAAAGACTTTCGCCACCTGGCGCGCCACCCGTGGGATGTGGGCATCGGCGTACTCGCGCAGTTTACCATCATGCCGCTCGTCGCCTATCTCCTTACCCAAGCGTTTTCCCTGCCGCCCGATCTTGCCGTCGGTGTGATTCTCGTCGGCACCTGCCCGGGAGGCACGGCGTCAAACGTCATCACCTACCTTGCCAAAGGCGACGTAGCCCTGTCGGTCACCATGACTATGGCGACGACGCTTCTCGCCCCCTTCGTCACACCGTTTCTGACGCTCCTCTTAGCGGGTGAAGAGATCGCTGTCAACGCTCCCGCGATGATGCTCTCCATCGCCGAAATGGTGCTTCTGCCCGTCCTCTTAGGCGCGGCACTCAATCATTTCTTCCGCCGTCGTGTCGCGTACGCGCTGACGGTTCTGCCGCTCATCTCCACCCTGCTCGTCGCCCTCTTGGTCGGTGTCGTCGTCTCCATGAGCGCACCGCGCCTCGCCGAAGTCGGGACGCTCGTCGCCCTCGCCGTCGTCCTGCACAACGGATTCGGCCTCGCACTCGGCTACGCACTCGCCAGGCTGCTTGGACTTTCTGCACCGAAACGACGCGCCATCGGCATCGAAGTCGGCATGCAGAACTCCGGCATGGCGGCATCGCTCGCGCTCCTCTACTTCA of the Selenomonas sputigena genome contains:
- a CDS encoding glycosyltransferase family 9 protein, with translation MQQKNYDNILVINLMHIGDLMLVTPVLRTLRTNFPKARITLLADKKLADLVVCNKHIDGCLLLDKKGADNHPLAFLRFIRRVRREHFDLVINLHRNERASALAAFSGAGRIVGYAKPLFSAFFDKVMENKKAIKHQIHSHFDVLQEAVGIERIDDGGLEMWLPEGAEESAAKLWQDAFPAGAKVIALNIGASWKTKRWIDDYFAQTADYFLEKGYGIAFFGGPMDEELVCACRAKMRHGDHVMLQTFTGRVTLAELAALLKRCALFVTTDSGPMHVGVAMNVPIVTMFGASPVPGFYPYDAKDILLKTPEACHPCGKHECPRAGAEHMACMKNIPVKEVLRYAEELLHEYENKVGNIPAHDGQYCCKVVEL
- a CDS encoding glycosyltransferase family 9 protein, with the protein product MKNILVVKLSAIGDVIHALPVSYAIKETFPDAHLTWVVEPTAYDILAGNPFIDNIILFEKKRFRTVRGFLEEFRPFRHELRARKYDAALDLQGLFKSAAIVAQSGAKLRLGTANMREGSAYVSHPIKGAHASGHIVERYLDVARALGCRVDEVRFPVAVSPAEAASADALLAAEGVREDHRFAVLAIGANWPNKRWPVKYFAVLADWLYGEKLIPVLVGGGRLDESLVCDIEALTEVPPVNLVGRTSLKELAHIFKRADLVLGGDTGPVHLAAGLGTKTVMLMGPTDANRNGPYGQQENAMEIPRSCKACWKRRCPKGLDCLAILSVEEVKAKVRAVLAR
- the rfaE2 gene encoding D-glycero-beta-D-manno-heptose 1-phosphate adenylyltransferase; translated protein: MLIPKERIEDFCATLREAGQRVVFTNGCFDILHAGHVRYLEAARALGDCLVLGLNTDASVRRLKGETRPVNTELDRAVVVGALAAVDYVVLFDEPTAETLIEKVRPAVYAKGGDYTRETLPEAKIVEKYGGEVHFIDLVPGRSTTKIIEKIHQR
- a CDS encoding bifunctional heptose 7-phosphate kinase/heptose 1-phosphate adenyltransferase, translated to MAASINDPASAVGCMKGARVLVLGDMVADIYLDGRISRISREAPVLVLEEMGERVVAGGAANVAHNAATLGGAVCAFGILGEDAGGAGIASVLSHAGVDTAGLLATSERPTISKTRVIAGGRATVSQQIVRIDKESREPLSSALAEELEERLLQALAHVDAVVLSDYGSGTITQGIRERLLAACRERGIPTIVDSRYSVRSFSGVDYVKQNDAELAAAFERHFDTKDALEEAARELIAELGAKGALITRGEKGMMLFLADGARHEIPVSDKSEVYDVSGAGDTCVAAFILALAGGASPLAAAQLSNIASGIAVRKFGTATVSAAELTRKVRELSV
- a CDS encoding Tat pathway protein, with product MKMMVRCVFPRRIVLLTVAFAASCLPSAAFAEYHSSTDTAADVLDYIENERRAARENRLSEAQEQLVRDTAAMQAHLRQPMEDHLKPLPTAFEGDELFYDQVTGEFFARGSVKVTEIDNRRVLSDEIKGNALTQDVVVENEAHILQVTPDMAQVDVRGWKLSYNYGTGIGKIEDASGKVNHQYVSGKRIEVYPDKVIIHEGRATKCHAKTPDYSVSAERIEIYPNDKIIFYNSDFWLKKTRVGHRDKYTADIRPDHKDMPPFPSVRYTKSDGLIIEQDFAFPVANRLDFIPTLLVSTKEGVHGRAELRYGGRYGTLSLQYGYWQDNDDRWIRSEPSLHYEFGYHFKDAPIGWGIEADYGRWYNDGIKSTHTYGKINVYHDPIPLGGGASLSLAADYSVTKESYNHSKVSGLSWSATLVKKFNDRLTTYGRYSYAQLYTGNSLFDYNVSDYSRALYAGLSYQLTERDRFVCGTAYDIDRHTVGDVDYYWYHDMHCVQLITRYRAKRNSWSVRLNFTPW
- a CDS encoding bile acid:sodium symporter family protein, with protein sequence MGGIHLQNIGRFIVKNMVWLVVLVGAAGAVFPASLSWIAPQVPLLLGIVMFGMGMTIEFKDFRHLARHPWDVGIGVLAQFTIMPLVAYLLTQAFSLPPDLAVGVILVGTCPGGTASNVITYLAKGDVALSVTMTMATTLLAPFVTPFLTLLLAGEEIAVNAPAMMLSIAEMVLLPVLLGAALNHFFRRRVAYALTVLPLISTLLVALLVGVVVSMSAPRLAEVGTLVALAVVLHNGFGLALGYALARLLGLSAPKRRAIGIEVGMQNSGMAASLALLYFNPAAAIPAALFSVWHNISGSLAANWFTRHDADESKISADVSL